A stretch of Verrucomicrobiota bacterium DNA encodes these proteins:
- a CDS encoding sugar phosphate isomerase/epimerase, translated as MNSLRFSALFLFLCTLPALAAPAIPDSHRIGGLAVGTQAYTFNRFSVFEAIHKTAAAGGKVIEFYPGQKLSPEEPGVKWSHDASDEVIAKVKEQLSKFGLLAVNYGVVSIPKEEASARKIFDFARKMGFVAVTTESVDSIDIIEKMVKEYDIKVAFHNHPRQPNNPNYRVWDPRFVADLVKDRDPRIGACADTGHWLASELDPVEALRILKGRVISSHLKDRNVKGRQGHHDVPYGTGIGRVAEVLDEFRAQGFQGNISIEYEFNWDHSVPDIAQCVGFIRGHTARWK; from the coding sequence ATGAACTCCCTTCGATTCTCCGCTCTCTTCCTTTTTCTTTGCACCTTGCCGGCCCTGGCCGCCCCCGCCATTCCCGATTCCCACCGGATCGGCGGACTGGCCGTGGGGACTCAAGCCTACACCTTCAATCGTTTTTCGGTCTTTGAAGCCATTCATAAAACCGCCGCCGCAGGCGGAAAAGTGATCGAGTTTTATCCCGGCCAGAAACTCAGCCCCGAAGAACCCGGCGTCAAGTGGAGCCATGACGCCTCGGACGAAGTCATCGCCAAGGTCAAGGAACAGTTGTCCAAATTCGGACTGCTGGCCGTCAATTATGGGGTGGTGAGCATTCCCAAAGAGGAGGCCAGCGCCCGGAAAATTTTCGATTTCGCCAGGAAAATGGGCTTCGTGGCCGTGACGACCGAGTCGGTGGACTCGATCGACATCATCGAAAAGATGGTGAAGGAATACGACATCAAGGTCGCATTCCACAATCATCCACGACAGCCCAACAACCCCAACTATCGCGTCTGGGATCCCCGCTTTGTGGCGGACTTGGTCAAGGATCGCGATCCGCGCATCGGCGCGTGTGCGGACACGGGGCATTGGCTGGCCTCCGAACTCGACCCCGTTGAAGCGCTGCGAATCCTGAAAGGAAGGGTCATCAGCAGCCACCTCAAGGACCGCAATGTGAAAGGCCGCCAGGGACATCACGATGTGCCTTACGGCACCGGCATCGGGCGGGTGGCCGAAGTCCTGGATGAATTCCGAGCCCAGGGATTTCAGGGCAATATTTCCATCGAGTATGAATTCAATTGGGACCATTCCGTCCCTGACATTGCCCAGTGCGTCGGGTTCATTCGAGGCCACACCGCCCGATGGAAATAG